A DNA window from Delphinus delphis chromosome 6, mDelDel1.2, whole genome shotgun sequence contains the following coding sequences:
- the GBGT1 gene encoding globoside alpha-1,3-N-acetylgalactosaminyltransferase 1 isoform X3 codes for MKLQYKGEKPFQPVTPSQYPQPKLLEQKPTEFLTLTPWLAPIVSEGTFEPELLRHIYQPLNLTVGVTVFAVGKYTQFVQRFLESAEQFFMQGFRVHYYVFTNDPTAVPRVRLGSGRLVSIIPILRHSRWEEISTRRMQSISQHIAERAHREVDYLFCLNVDMVFRNPWGPETLGDLVAAIHPGYFAVPRQQFPYERRPLSTAFVADGEGDFYYGGAVFGGRVAEVYEFTRGCHMGILADKANGIMAAWQEESHLNRRFISHKPSKVLSPEYLWDDRKPQPPSLKLIRFSTLDKDTDWLRS; via the exons ATGAAGCTGCAGTACAAGGGGGAGAAGCCATTCCAGCCTGTGACACC ATCACAGTACCCTCAGCCCAAGCTGCTGGAGCAAAA GCCCACAGAGTTCCTGACGCTCACACCCTGGCTAGCGCCCATCGTCTCCGAGGGAACCTTCGAGCCGGAACTTCTGCGTCATATCTACCAGCCGCTGAACCTGACCGTCGGGGTCACGGTGTTTGCCGTGGGGAA GTACACCCAGTTCGTCCAGCGCTTCCTGGAGTCAGCCGAGCAGTTCTTCATGCAGGGGTTCCGGGTGCACTACTATGTCTTCACTAACGACCCCACGGCCGTTCCTCGGGTCCGGCTGGGTTCCGGCCGCCTCGTCAGCATCATCCCCATCCTGAGGCACTCCCGCTGGGAGGAGATCTCCACACGCCGCATGCAGAGCATCAGCCAGCACATTGCCGAGAGGGCGCACCGGGAGGTCGACTACCTCTTCTGCCTCAATGTGGACATGGTGTTCCGGAACCCATGGGGCCCCGAGACCTTGGGGGACCTGGTCGCTGCCATTCACCCCGGCTACTTCGCTGTTCCCCGCCAGCAGTTCCCCTACGAGCGCCGGCCTCTTTCCACCGCCTTTGTGGCGGATGGCGAGGGGGATTTCTATTATGGCGGGGCGGTCTTTGGGGGGCGGGTGGCCGAGGTGTATGAGTTTACCAGAGGCTGTCACATGGGCATCCTGGCAGACAAGGCCAACGGCATCATGGCGGCCTGGCAGGAGGAGAGTCACCTGAACCGCCGCTTCATCTCACATAAGCCCTCCAAAGTGCTGTCCCCCGAGTACCTCTGGGATGACAGGaagccccagccccccagcc